One Nostoc sp. UHCC 0302 DNA window includes the following coding sequences:
- a CDS encoding O-antigen ligase family protein yields MLTNQSSSFLMSFWVGLAGVGVGIVAGFLAGAEPLYLGLAVGAIAIAFYFFAKFEQAVIGLLIIRSALDPFSDQQVPAAFAIALDLLTLLYVVVALLIGQRVHTDKFWWLFAAWVALQGFWVILIPLQELQFDDAVLLDSIREWVRLFSWLMVYLLVMQLKDRLQPQKMISALFFALIIPLTAALMQIFLPVSLLPTILQVTVDPISGEISRINGTLGLSNTFATFLLLFIGLAWWQLGQSQKRWPWLVLLGLLAFIYVGTKALFSLMMLGVFILVLMLPRLNLINLICGVLLFALVIGLFASTEFGQQRLGSLVQTPLLNPDMDISRAILLAQGDHNSFNWRLSQWTYLLKAWEQYPIFGYGLSTSRYLTIYNNYAHNDYVRAIAEGGVIGILAFLAFLGTQATHLIRLIRHTPPNSAQNKLCWVLLALLLSMFVGMITENIWTHTTFFFYWWTLLAIAGWNWNQSRELNAL; encoded by the coding sequence ATGTTAACTAATCAAAGCTCAAGCTTTCTGATGTCGTTCTGGGTTGGATTAGCTGGTGTGGGAGTTGGGATAGTAGCAGGTTTTCTTGCAGGTGCAGAACCTCTTTACCTGGGTTTGGCTGTAGGTGCGATCGCGATCGCCTTCTACTTCTTTGCCAAATTTGAGCAAGCGGTTATTGGTCTATTAATCATACGTAGCGCTCTCGATCCTTTCTCTGATCAGCAGGTTCCAGCTGCATTTGCCATTGCTCTTGATCTCCTAACTTTACTTTATGTAGTGGTGGCATTATTAATCGGTCAGAGAGTGCATACAGACAAATTCTGGTGGTTATTTGCAGCCTGGGTAGCTCTACAGGGTTTCTGGGTGATACTCATACCTTTACAAGAATTGCAGTTTGATGATGCTGTTTTGCTAGACAGCATCCGCGAGTGGGTACGTCTTTTTTCCTGGCTGATGGTCTACTTACTAGTGATGCAGCTTAAAGACCGACTCCAACCGCAAAAGATGATATCTGCGCTATTTTTTGCCCTGATCATACCCTTGACGGCAGCGCTGATGCAGATATTCCTTCCGGTTTCGCTCTTACCAACTATACTCCAAGTCACTGTAGACCCGATTTCTGGAGAAATATCTCGGATTAATGGTACTCTCGGCCTTTCTAATACCTTCGCCACTTTTCTGTTACTGTTCATTGGTTTGGCTTGGTGGCAGCTTGGTCAGTCTCAAAAACGTTGGCCTTGGCTAGTGTTATTGGGTTTACTCGCTTTTATCTATGTCGGTACTAAAGCTTTATTCAGCTTGATGATGCTGGGTGTTTTTATTCTGGTACTGATGTTGCCAAGATTAAATCTGATTAATCTCATTTGTGGAGTATTGTTATTTGCGCTAGTCATAGGACTATTTGCCAGCACAGAGTTTGGACAACAACGCCTCGGCTCGCTAGTGCAAACACCACTCCTCAATCCAGACATGGACATATCACGGGCGATTCTTCTGGCACAGGGAGATCACAACAGTTTTAACTGGCGGCTATCTCAATGGACTTATCTACTAAAAGCTTGGGAACAGTATCCGATTTTTGGTTATGGTCTATCGACTAGCCGCTATTTAACTATTTACAATAACTACGCCCACAACGATTATGTCCGCGCCATAGCAGAAGGCGGAGTCATAGGCATTTTAGCTTTTCTAGCCTTTCTCGGTACTCAGGCTACACATTTAATTCGTTTAATACGACACACTCCCCCTAACAGCGCTCAAAACAAGCTGTGTTGGGTATTGTTAGCTTTGCTTCTCTCGATGTTTGTCGGCATGATTACCGAGAATATTTGGACTCACACAACCTTCTTTTTCTACTGGTGGACTCTGTTGGCGATCGCTGGTTGGAACTGGAATCAGTCCAGGGAGCTAAATGCCTTATGA
- a CDS encoding polysaccharide biosynthesis tyrosine autokinase, with the protein MEKSISSLPVVLKRRSLPALATFTAVIGGAVIYLAFTPRLYQSSAQLMLDDKRVSVSDLGRDLTKVPVGIPGGPSPVADQAELVKSQPILERSLAKVFPHSPSKLTAEEFAKKLRVKIAPATNILVLTYEAQDPILAAKLLNAVSETMVEESVQQIRKEAANVADFLAKEVPTARLRLQQAEIAENRYRQATGLISFTDQSKSLVDSLANLEDQERTLLAQLQETRSRDASLRQITNSTTLNKAYLSVRGGQDQQLQNLRTKLADLGTQLIDVRLRFTENHPTVINLLEQQRDIRALYTQELARLSPGNPAISPSNIASDSLSQNLSSELITNEIQRLAIQNKLKVIQSLRTNLQNRLAELPILQQPLTVLTRQREEAAASLKLLQTKLEEARIAEAQLVGNIRIIEEAKPATSPSSPKLPIVLLLAAILAAIAAIGVALLLEMMDNTLHDPSEAEELLKLPLLGALPSLSAKTLILEPAENFLDDIALVEPYRMLLKTLEFGSSQKLRSIVVSSTKSGEGKSVVVSHLAAVSAMLSRRTLIIDADLHRPMQHKLFNLACQQGITDAIARSQSLSLIEVVKLTEIENLSVLTCGELYARPSQLLESEAMKSLVAEATNKYDFVIIDTPALDVSADAATLARYSDGIMLVTRPSFTPKELLQKVVAQLRQNQLPILGVVVNCMTTQTEKPYHYLSRPRKRLTAIADTANSSNGSRAK; encoded by the coding sequence ATGGAGAAAAGCATTTCATCCTTACCAGTGGTCTTAAAGCGGCGAAGTTTGCCAGCGTTGGCAACATTTACTGCTGTGATCGGCGGGGCAGTTATTTATCTAGCCTTTACCCCACGTTTGTATCAATCATCAGCACAATTGATGCTAGATGACAAAAGAGTGAGCGTTTCCGACTTGGGACGCGACCTGACGAAAGTACCTGTGGGGATACCTGGTGGCCCCAGCCCAGTGGCTGATCAAGCAGAATTAGTCAAATCGCAACCTATTTTAGAGCGATCGCTTGCGAAGGTTTTTCCCCATTCTCCCAGCAAACTTACAGCGGAGGAATTTGCTAAAAAGTTGCGAGTGAAAATTGCCCCAGCTACGAATATCTTGGTCTTAACCTATGAAGCTCAAGACCCAATTCTCGCAGCCAAGCTTCTTAATGCGGTCTCCGAGACAATGGTTGAGGAAAGTGTCCAACAAATCCGCAAAGAAGCTGCAAACGTGGCGGATTTCTTAGCTAAAGAGGTTCCAACAGCTCGCTTGCGGCTGCAACAGGCAGAAATTGCCGAAAACAGATATAGACAAGCTACTGGATTAATCTCTTTTACCGACCAAAGCAAAAGTTTAGTTGATAGTTTAGCGAATTTAGAAGACCAAGAACGGACTTTATTAGCTCAACTCCAAGAAACGCGATCGCGTGATGCATCCTTGCGACAAATCACTAACTCTACAACCCTCAACAAGGCTTATCTCTCTGTCCGCGGTGGTCAAGACCAACAACTCCAAAATTTACGTACGAAGTTGGCAGATTTAGGGACGCAGCTTATTGATGTTCGTTTGCGCTTTACTGAGAACCATCCGACTGTCATAAATTTGCTTGAGCAGCAGCGAGATATACGTGCTTTGTACACTCAAGAACTGGCTCGCCTCTCACCCGGAAATCCAGCTATCTCCCCCAGCAATATTGCCTCCGATTCTCTCAGCCAGAATCTCTCCTCTGAACTAATTACTAATGAAATTCAACGCTTGGCAATCCAAAATAAACTCAAAGTTATTCAGTCTTTGAGAACTAATCTGCAAAATCGTCTTGCCGAACTCCCAATCCTCCAGCAACCACTAACTGTACTGACTCGCCAACGGGAAGAAGCCGCAGCATCCCTAAAGTTACTACAAACCAAACTGGAAGAAGCAAGAATTGCTGAAGCTCAACTAGTTGGTAATATCCGAATTATTGAAGAGGCTAAACCAGCAACTTCTCCCTCATCTCCCAAACTTCCAATCGTGCTATTACTAGCGGCTATCTTAGCTGCGATCGCAGCCATTGGCGTAGCACTGCTACTAGAAATGATGGATAACACTCTGCATGATCCTTCAGAAGCTGAGGAATTACTGAAGTTGCCCTTGTTGGGTGCATTACCTTCCCTGAGCGCGAAGACACTGATCCTGGAGCCAGCAGAAAATTTCTTAGATGATATTGCTTTAGTTGAACCTTACAGGATGCTGCTGAAGACATTAGAGTTTGGCAGTTCTCAGAAGTTACGGAGCATTGTGGTTAGTAGCACCAAGTCCGGTGAGGGGAAATCAGTAGTAGTTTCGCACCTCGCTGCCGTCTCAGCGATGTTATCTCGGCGGACATTAATCATAGATGCAGACTTACATCGCCCCATGCAACACAAGCTGTTCAACTTAGCTTGCCAGCAGGGAATTACTGATGCAATTGCCAGGTCTCAATCTCTATCTTTAATAGAAGTAGTAAAACTTACAGAGATCGAGAATCTCTCAGTATTAACTTGTGGGGAACTATATGCACGCCCCTCACAGTTATTAGAGTCTGAGGCAATGAAGTCGTTGGTGGCAGAAGCTACTAATAAATACGACTTTGTAATTATTGATACACCCGCTTTGGACGTTAGCGCTGATGCTGCTACCTTGGCTCGATATAGTGATGGCATCATGCTAGTGACTCGTCCTAGTTTCACACCCAAAGAGTTACTGCAAAAAGTCGTAGCACAACTCAGACAGAATCAATTACCGATTCTAGGGGTAGTTGTCAATTGCATGACAACTCAAACTGAAAAGCCTTACCACTATTTATCCCGTCCCCGCAAACGTTTAACAGCTATAGCAGACACCGCTAATTCGTCTAACGGTTCGAGGGCTAAGTGA
- a CDS encoding DUF3352 domain-containing protein, protein MPERKSKLLIPAVGAAVVVAGSVAAYMYLKGPSGDSSGALGSAKLVPSTALIATYITTDPQAWAKLQQFGTPEAQKLVAKGLEDFNKDLFKESNISYEKDLKPWVGGVMIAVLPPNQTKPAQQKLPSGTSSIQQEPNILMIVGIKDKLAALDFAKKLKEQKGVKTQESDYKGQKIIETTEKGKPTYSVVLNNTHVVFSPEKQAVEKTIDTYKGQPSFASKEGASSILAKSVNIKNALAQIYVPNYGELVQQLVAANPQATQLPPQTLAQLKQVKSMVAGIGVDDAGVRLKAIANLDPQLNKFQYQTSPGKIVGQFPLDTLALVSGNDINRGWQTIVEQSKDYPDFKQALEQVRGQLKSVNIDLDKEVFGWMNGEFGFAAIPSNQGVLASVGVGGALVFDTSDRKTAEATFTKLDTLAKAQQINIANRNIGGKDVTEWQIPQQGALLAHGWLDQDTLFVAVGGPIGDAIADRKTPSLDNSDNFKAVTASLQKPNGGYFYLDMDKTVSLVNRFAGVSQPIPPEANAILSSIRGLGLTATSPDKSSSELEMLLALKPKTGK, encoded by the coding sequence ATGCCCGAACGTAAATCTAAGCTTTTAATTCCTGCTGTAGGTGCTGCTGTAGTTGTCGCAGGAAGTGTAGCGGCTTATATGTATTTGAAAGGCCCGTCAGGGGATAGCTCAGGCGCTTTGGGAAGTGCTAAGTTAGTGCCTTCCACAGCTTTGATTGCAACTTATATTACCACTGATCCGCAAGCTTGGGCAAAGTTACAGCAGTTTGGCACTCCAGAAGCACAAAAGTTAGTAGCAAAAGGCTTAGAGGATTTTAATAAGGATTTGTTCAAAGAAAGTAACATTTCTTATGAGAAAGACCTTAAACCTTGGGTTGGTGGTGTAATGATTGCTGTACTGCCACCAAATCAAACCAAACCAGCGCAGCAGAAACTGCCTTCAGGTACATCTTCTATACAGCAAGAACCCAACATCTTAATGATCGTGGGAATTAAAGATAAACTTGCTGCCTTGGATTTTGCTAAAAAATTGAAAGAACAAAAAGGAGTCAAAACTCAGGAATCTGACTACAAAGGTCAAAAAATCATAGAAACTACAGAAAAAGGTAAACCGACATATAGTGTAGTTTTAAATAATACTCATGTGGTATTCTCTCCCGAAAAGCAAGCTGTAGAAAAAACTATTGATACGTATAAAGGGCAGCCCTCTTTTGCGAGTAAAGAAGGCGCAAGTAGCATTCTTGCTAAAAGTGTAAATATCAAAAACGCCTTAGCTCAGATTTATGTACCTAATTATGGAGAATTGGTACAGCAACTAGTAGCCGCTAATCCGCAGGCGACGCAGTTACCCCCGCAAACCTTGGCGCAACTAAAACAGGTGAAATCGATGGTGGCGGGTATTGGTGTTGATGATGCAGGAGTGCGCCTAAAAGCGATCGCCAATTTAGATCCGCAACTGAACAAATTCCAATATCAAACAAGTCCTGGAAAAATAGTAGGGCAGTTTCCGCTCGATACATTGGCTCTAGTGAGCGGTAATGATATTAACCGCGGCTGGCAAACAATAGTAGAACAGTCAAAAGATTATCCGGATTTTAAGCAAGCACTTGAACAGGTACGCGGACAGCTCAAATCAGTCAATATTGACTTAGATAAAGAAGTTTTTGGGTGGATGAATGGTGAATTTGGTTTTGCGGCGATTCCATCTAATCAAGGCGTGTTAGCGAGTGTTGGTGTTGGCGGAGCTTTAGTATTTGACACCAGCGATCGCAAAACTGCGGAAGCCACCTTCACAAAATTGGATACCCTCGCCAAAGCCCAACAAATTAATATCGCCAACAGAAATATCGGCGGTAAAGACGTAACTGAATGGCAAATTCCCCAACAAGGAGCTTTATTGGCACATGGTTGGCTGGATCAAGATACCTTATTTGTAGCTGTTGGTGGCCCCATTGGTGACGCGATCGCAGATCGCAAGACTCCATCTCTTGACAATAGCGACAACTTCAAAGCTGTTACTGCCTCTTTGCAAAAGCCCAACGGAGGCTACTTCTATCTGGATATGGACAAAACTGTGTCCCTAGTAAATCGCTTTGCCGGAGTTAGTCAACCCATTCCACCTGAAGCCAACGCCATTCTAAGTTCCATTCGTGGTCTTGGTCTGACTGCTACTAGCCCCGATAAATCCAGCAGTGAATTGGAAATGTTGTTAGCTCTTAAACCAAAAACTGGAAAGTAG
- a CDS encoding glycosyltransferase family 4 protein encodes MKIAVIGAKGLPPKQGGIEHYCAEVYPRMVALGHRVDLYARSSYTNSSWFDHYDFWGVRVVSLPSRNWRGLDAFIASALGAIAACGQQYDIVHFHALGPSLFTFLPRITTSAKVVVTCQGLDWQRAKWGNFSSRLIHMGEKTAVRCAHGLIVVSKDLKSYFLQTYNRDTVYIPNAPASYAGSDPNFAYASSLGLTQGRYILFVGRLVPEKRPDLLLEAFCALKPAGWKLVLAGGVSDTRAFSSKLLETVASHPNIVFAGELQGNRLWEIVRGAGLFVLPSDVEGLPLAMLEAMREGIPVLASDISPHQQLINSRRGMLFEAGNVDSCIRSLDWAINHPTEIAAMAENAQKYVQLHYSWEQITSETLKLYTTVLNSPEPVSVSEPTFSRVPGFVTKKEM; translated from the coding sequence ATGAAAATAGCCGTGATTGGTGCGAAAGGTTTGCCTCCTAAACAAGGAGGAATTGAGCATTATTGTGCAGAAGTATATCCTCGTATGGTCGCGCTGGGTCATCGTGTTGATTTATATGCCCGGTCTTCTTATACAAACTCTTCTTGGTTTGACCATTATGACTTTTGGGGTGTACGAGTTGTTTCTTTACCTAGTAGAAATTGGCGCGGACTAGATGCTTTTATTGCCTCAGCACTAGGAGCGATCGCTGCTTGTGGGCAGCAATATGATATAGTTCATTTTCACGCTCTTGGCCCATCTTTATTTACTTTTTTACCAAGAATTACTACCTCTGCAAAGGTTGTAGTCACCTGTCAGGGATTAGACTGGCAACGCGCTAAGTGGGGCAATTTTTCTAGTCGGCTGATTCACATGGGGGAGAAGACGGCAGTACGCTGCGCCCACGGGCTAATTGTAGTATCAAAAGACCTAAAATCTTACTTTCTCCAAACCTATAATCGCGATACAGTCTACATTCCCAACGCTCCCGCTAGCTACGCAGGGTCTGACCCTAACTTTGCGTACGCTAGTTCCCTTGGTTTAACACAGGGGCGCTACATTCTATTTGTAGGCAGACTTGTACCAGAAAAGCGTCCTGATTTGCTTTTAGAAGCCTTCTGTGCGCTGAAACCAGCAGGGTGGAAACTGGTCTTAGCCGGAGGTGTCAGTGATACTAGAGCATTCAGCAGCAAGCTATTAGAAACAGTTGCTAGTCATCCAAATATTGTATTTGCAGGGGAACTCCAAGGAAATCGTCTGTGGGAGATTGTACGAGGAGCAGGCTTGTTTGTCCTTCCTTCTGATGTCGAGGGGCTACCTCTGGCAATGTTAGAGGCGATGCGGGAAGGTATACCGGTGCTGGCTAGCGATATCTCACCCCACCAACAATTGATTAATAGTAGGCGGGGAATGCTTTTTGAAGCTGGAAATGTAGACTCCTGTATTCGTTCTCTAGACTGGGCGATTAATCACCCAACTGAAATAGCAGCAATGGCTGAAAATGCACAAAAATACGTGCAGCTTCACTATAGTTGGGAGCAAATTACTTCTGAAACTCTAAAACTATATACGACAGTTTTGAATTCGCCTGAGCCAGTAAGTGTGTCTGAGCCTACTTTCAGCAGAGTTCCTGGGTTTGTCACCAAAAAAGAAATGTAG
- a CDS encoding glycosyltransferase, producing MRKPVLTIFYQFNPWNTTIGGIQTLIKTFIKYAPEEIEVRLVGTGDDKFQHKLKWQAAEVAGREISFLPLFSLKNDNFRSLIPTTFKYTAALLGRYLASDFMHFHRLEPSLAAWNWQGEKTLFIHNDIHTQMQAAGDQKAILWRRFPGAYFALESLLVRQFSQILSCNTDAAEFYKQRYPNVQDRVAYIKNSFDNEIFYPLSQAQRQAQRQELAIKLGLDEETRFILFAGRLHPQKDPILLVRGFAALNQPHTHLLIAGDGELATEIRVEIGRLGLSSQVTMLGAVAIEELAKLHRICDVFVLSSAYEGLPLVVLEALASGTPIVTTKCGETPKLLAADSGIVCEQRTPESIANALRQIILHPEDYPSASCIGTAYPYAACTVIRDIYSKMLSRWKFGD from the coding sequence ATGCGTAAACCTGTTCTAACGATTTTTTACCAATTCAATCCTTGGAACACTACTATTGGAGGAATTCAGACACTAATCAAGACATTTATTAAGTACGCACCTGAAGAAATTGAGGTGCGGCTTGTAGGAACTGGAGATGATAAGTTTCAGCATAAGTTGAAGTGGCAAGCAGCAGAAGTTGCAGGTAGAGAGATTAGTTTTCTACCTTTATTTTCCTTGAAAAATGATAATTTTAGAAGTTTAATACCTACCACATTTAAATATACGGCTGCTCTTTTAGGACGTTACTTAGCTTCAGATTTTATGCACTTTCATCGGCTGGAACCAAGCTTAGCAGCCTGGAATTGGCAGGGTGAGAAAACTCTATTTATCCATAATGACATTCACACGCAGATGCAAGCCGCTGGTGATCAAAAAGCGATTCTGTGGCGAAGATTTCCAGGAGCATATTTCGCCTTAGAAAGTTTATTAGTTCGCCAGTTTAGCCAAATTCTTTCATGCAATACCGATGCCGCAGAATTTTACAAACAACGTTACCCCAACGTGCAAGACAGGGTTGCATACATCAAAAATTCGTTTGACAACGAAATTTTTTACCCTTTAAGTCAAGCACAACGGCAAGCTCAACGGCAGGAACTGGCTATTAAATTAGGTCTGGATGAGGAAACACGTTTTATTCTATTTGCTGGACGCTTGCATCCACAAAAAGATCCAATATTATTAGTACGTGGGTTTGCTGCTTTGAATCAACCGCACACTCATTTACTGATAGCAGGTGATGGGGAGTTAGCAACAGAAATACGCGTGGAAATTGGTCGGTTAGGATTGTCGAGTCAAGTGACGATGTTAGGAGCAGTTGCAATAGAAGAACTGGCAAAGTTACATCGAATATGCGATGTCTTTGTTCTATCCAGTGCATATGAAGGTCTACCTTTAGTAGTTCTGGAAGCGCTAGCTAGTGGAACGCCGATAGTAACGACTAAATGCGGTGAAACTCCAAAGCTATTAGCTGCTGATAGTGGAATTGTATGTGAACAACGTACACCAGAGTCAATAGCAAATGCTTTGCGCCAAATCATATTGCATCCTGAAGATTATCCAAGTGCGTCTTGCATAGGAACTGCATACCCCTATGCTGCTTGTACTGTTATCAGAGATATCTACAGCAAAATGCTAAGTCGTTGGAAGTTTGGGGACTAG
- a CDS encoding M1 family metallopeptidase translates to MSQSYFDTENNGHKSFELPGARPHYNPDRPGQVEHIFLDISLDIPNQSYAGSCSIRLLPIRNGIDRLTLDAVNLNIKSVQIDEVPQNFDYDGEKLAIQLSEATEIGKRLLIAIAYSVTKPQRGIYFIQPDKHYPNKPTQVWTQGEDEDSRFWFPCFDYPGQLSTSEIRVRVPKALIAISNGELIDTTEEGNDKIYHWSQQQVHPSYLMALAVGDFAEIQDEWKGKPVTYYVEKGREEDAKRSMGKTPRMIEFLSEKYGYPYAFPKYAQVCVDDFIFGGMENTSATLLTDRCLLDERAALDNRNTESLVVHELAHQWFGDLVIIKHWSHAWIKEGMASYSEVMWTEHEYSSQEADYYRLLEARRYLAEDSSRYRRPMVTHVYREAIELYDRHIYEKGSCVYHMIRAQLGDELFWQAIQTFVQDNAHKTVETVDLLRAIEKATGRNLLFLFDQYVYRGGHPDFKVAYSWDGDANLAKVTVTQTQAAETNNGSKDLFDLKIPIGFGYTQNEEPTKLKTFTVRVNEREQSFYFPLENKPKFISFDVGNNSLKTVSLEYPLPELKAQLEFDPNPISRIYAAEALAKKGGLEATQVLSMSLKKDPFWGVRVEVAKQLAQINLDQAFDGLIPGLKDKNSYVRRAVVEALAQIKTNESYKAIRGVVQKGDPSYYVEAAATRVIGAIASANLEEKSKEDKVLKLLKSVLEEKAGWNEVVRSGAVAGLAELKTSEAALNLLLEYTKLGVPQPLRLAAIRALGNISVGQSALNLERILERLTELAKETFFLNQVAVAASLGQMETPKAAGILRSLADQTADGRVRRYAEEEISRVQKNIGSEKTLRQLREEFDQLKQQNQELRSRLENLEAKSKQH, encoded by the coding sequence ATGTCGCAGTCTTATTTTGATACAGAGAATAACGGACACAAATCTTTTGAATTACCAGGGGCAAGACCACACTACAATCCCGATCGCCCTGGGCAGGTAGAACATATTTTTCTAGATATTAGCTTGGATATTCCTAACCAAAGCTATGCAGGTAGTTGTAGCATTCGCCTTTTGCCAATTCGTAATGGCATTGACCGTTTGACTTTGGATGCTGTCAACCTGAATATCAAGTCTGTGCAAATAGACGAGGTACCGCAAAATTTTGATTACGATGGAGAAAAGCTTGCCATCCAGCTTTCTGAAGCAACCGAAATTGGTAAACGCCTATTAATTGCGATCGCCTACTCGGTAACAAAACCACAGCGCGGTATTTACTTTATTCAACCAGACAAACACTACCCAAACAAGCCCACCCAAGTCTGGACTCAAGGAGAAGACGAAGACTCTCGCTTCTGGTTTCCCTGCTTTGACTATCCAGGACAACTATCTACTTCCGAAATTCGTGTCCGCGTCCCCAAAGCCCTAATTGCCATTTCTAATGGTGAACTGATTGACACTACAGAAGAGGGTAATGACAAAATCTACCATTGGTCGCAGCAGCAAGTTCATCCTAGCTACTTAATGGCTCTGGCAGTTGGTGACTTTGCCGAAATTCAGGATGAGTGGAAAGGCAAACCTGTCACCTACTACGTAGAGAAGGGACGAGAGGAAGATGCCAAGCGCAGCATGGGCAAAACTCCCCGCATGATCGAATTTTTGAGTGAAAAGTATGGTTACCCCTATGCTTTCCCGAAATACGCCCAAGTGTGTGTCGATGACTTCATCTTTGGGGGAATGGAGAATACCTCTGCCACTTTATTAACAGATAGATGTTTGCTGGATGAACGCGCTGCTTTGGATAACCGCAATACCGAAAGTTTAGTGGTTCACGAACTAGCGCACCAGTGGTTTGGTGATTTAGTGATCATTAAACATTGGTCTCATGCTTGGATTAAGGAAGGAATGGCTTCTTACTCTGAGGTGATGTGGACAGAACATGAATATAGTTCACAAGAAGCAGATTACTATCGTTTGCTAGAAGCTCGTCGTTATTTGGCAGAAGATAGCAGTCGCTACCGCCGTCCGATGGTGACACACGTTTACCGTGAAGCTATTGAACTTTACGATCGCCATATCTACGAAAAAGGCTCTTGTGTTTATCACATGATTCGGGCCCAATTGGGAGATGAACTGTTTTGGCAGGCAATCCAAACATTTGTGCAGGATAATGCCCACAAAACTGTAGAGACAGTAGACTTACTCAGGGCAATTGAAAAAGCTACCGGACGTAATCTATTGTTCCTTTTCGACCAGTACGTTTATCGCGGTGGTCATCCCGATTTTAAAGTTGCTTACTCTTGGGATGGGGATGCTAATTTAGCGAAAGTAACAGTAACCCAAACCCAAGCAGCAGAAACTAACAATGGCAGTAAAGATTTATTTGATCTGAAAATACCCATTGGTTTTGGCTATACGCAAAATGAAGAACCAACGAAACTTAAAACTTTCACAGTACGAGTGAATGAACGCGAACAAAGTTTCTATTTCCCACTCGAAAATAAGCCCAAATTTATCAGTTTTGATGTAGGGAATAACTCTCTTAAAACAGTTTCTTTGGAGTATCCATTACCGGAGTTAAAAGCACAGCTAGAATTTGATCCCAATCCTATTTCACGTATCTATGCAGCCGAAGCTCTGGCGAAAAAAGGTGGATTAGAAGCAACGCAAGTATTGTCTATGTCACTAAAGAAAGACCCATTTTGGGGTGTGCGTGTGGAAGTGGCAAAACAATTAGCCCAAATCAATTTAGACCAAGCTTTTGATGGGTTAATTCCTGGATTGAAAGATAAAAATTCCTACGTAAGAAGGGCTGTAGTAGAAGCACTTGCTCAAATTAAAACCAATGAAAGCTATAAAGCTATCAGAGGTGTCGTACAGAAAGGCGATCCCAGCTACTATGTGGAAGCAGCAGCAACCCGTGTAATTGGGGCGATCGCATCTGCGAACTTGGAAGAGAAATCCAAGGAAGACAAAGTGTTAAAGCTGCTGAAATCCGTCTTGGAAGAAAAGGCGGGTTGGAATGAAGTAGTGCGGAGTGGTGCAGTTGCTGGTTTAGCTGAACTAAAAACTTCGGAAGCAGCTTTAAATCTACTCCTGGAATATACCAAACTCGGTGTACCACAACCTCTACGTCTAGCTGCAATTCGCGCTTTAGGAAACATTTCTGTCGGTCAAAGTGCGCTCAATTTGGAACGGATTCTAGAAAGATTAACAGAACTAGCGAAAGAAACCTTCTTTTTAAACCAAGTGGCGGTAGCAGCATCACTAGGGCAAATGGAAACTCCCAAAGCCGCAGGAATTTTGCGATCGCTAGCTGATCAAACAGCAGATGGGCGTGTACGTCGCTATGCTGAAGAAGAAATTTCTAGAGTACAAAAGAACATTGGCTCAGAAAAAACACTACGTCAATTGCGTGAGGAATTTGACCAACTCAAACAACAAAACCAGGAATTGAGAAGCCGTTTAGAGAACTTGGAAGCAAAATCTAAGCAGCACTAA